The proteins below are encoded in one region of Chitinophagaceae bacterium:
- the argS gene encoding arginine--tRNA ligase, with the protein MIYENTLTDGLKHAFSVLFQQTISSTEITWQPTRKEFAGTHTFVLFPWAKSVKKNPTELGNLLGEYLQNNNYIIKYNVINGFLNVDIDQNIWLDTLFLFFKKNMHTFFLKKNKTMVIEFSSPNTNKPLHLGHLRNNFLGDSLSRILAHFGYTVHKVCIVNDRGVHICKSILAYTKFGNKETPESENIKGDHLVGKYYVRFDQEYKKEVEYLKKQGIDPETAEKESPLMKEIHEILLQWEQGNPQIREVWKTMNNWVYAGFDETYQKIGITFDTIYYESTTYLLGKDIVEEGLKKNIFYTKADKSIWVNLESDKLDEKLLIRADGTSVYITQDLGTCDMRYKDFPFDTSVYVVGNEQDHHFQVLFAIIKKLQKPYSEKLYHMSYGMVDLPSGKMKSREGTVVDADELIDEMILTAEKHTKELGKVEGISEEEGKKLYKTLGIGALKFFLLKVDPKKRMLFNPQESVEFHGNTAPFIQYTYARISSILRKAKELNMDYTTFKKDQVPSIEPQELTLIKIITLYEENVTQAANDYNPSLITQYVFDIAKEYNKFYAEYSIFHNEKKNVILFRIILSATVGKIMKHLMGLLGIDVPEKM; encoded by the coding sequence ATGATCTACGAAAATACTCTTACAGACGGCTTAAAACATGCCTTCTCTGTATTATTTCAACAAACAATTTCATCAACAGAAATAACCTGGCAACCTACCCGAAAAGAATTTGCTGGAACCCATACATTTGTACTCTTTCCTTGGGCAAAAAGTGTAAAAAAAAATCCAACAGAACTCGGAAATCTGCTGGGGGAATACTTACAAAATAATAATTACATTATCAAATACAATGTTATAAATGGATTCCTCAACGTAGATATAGATCAAAATATATGGCTTGATACCCTTTTTTTATTTTTTAAAAAAAATATGCATACCTTTTTTTTGAAAAAAAATAAAACAATGGTAATAGAATTTTCTTCTCCTAATACCAACAAACCCCTCCATTTAGGACATCTACGAAATAATTTTTTAGGCGATTCTCTATCACGCATACTCGCTCACTTTGGATATACCGTGCATAAGGTCTGCATAGTAAATGACAGAGGAGTTCATATATGTAAATCCATCCTTGCATACACAAAATTTGGAAACAAAGAAACTCCCGAATCAGAGAATATAAAGGGAGACCATTTAGTCGGAAAATATTACGTCCGATTTGACCAAGAGTATAAAAAAGAAGTAGAATATCTCAAAAAACAAGGCATTGACCCCGAAACTGCTGAAAAAGAATCTCCACTTATGAAAGAAATACATGAAATTCTGCTCCAGTGGGAACAAGGGAACCCACAAATAAGAGAGGTGTGGAAAACTATGAATAATTGGGTTTATGCAGGATTTGATGAGACCTATCAAAAAATAGGGATTACCTTTGATACAATATATTACGAATCCACTACTTATCTATTAGGAAAAGATATAGTGGAAGAGGGACTAAAAAAAAATATCTTTTATACCAAAGCAGATAAATCGATATGGGTAAATTTAGAATCCGATAAATTAGATGAAAAACTTCTCATAAGAGCCGATGGCACTTCCGTTTATATAACCCAAGACCTCGGCACTTGTGATATGAGATATAAAGATTTCCCATTCGATACATCCGTTTACGTAGTAGGAAACGAGCAAGATCATCATTTTCAGGTACTTTTTGCAATCATAAAAAAATTACAAAAACCATATTCAGAAAAATTATACCACATGAGCTATGGAATGGTAGACCTGCCTAGTGGAAAAATGAAAAGCAGAGAAGGCACCGTTGTAGATGCCGATGAACTCATAGATGAAATGATCCTCACCGCTGAAAAGCATACCAAAGAATTAGGAAAAGTAGAAGGAATTTCTGAAGAAGAAGGAAAAAAACTTTATAAAACATTAGGAATAGGAGCATTAAAATTCTTTCTCCTGAAAGTAGACCCCAAAAAAAGAATGCTCTTCAATCCACAAGAATCTGTAGAATTTCATGGAAACACTGCCCCATTTATTCAATATACATACGCAAGAATATCTTCTATTCTCCGAAAAGCAAAGGAATTAAACATGGACTATACTACTTTCAAAAAAGACCAAGTGCCAAGCATAGAACCACAAGAACTCACACTCATAAAAATAATAACTCTTTATGAAGAAAATGTCACACAAGCAGCCAACGACTATAATCCCTCTCTCATAACCCAATACGTATTTGATATAGCAAAAGAATATAATAAGTTTTATGCCGAATATTCTATCTTTCATAATGAGAAAAAAAATGTTATCCTCTTCCGTATTATTCTTTCTGCTACCGTAGGAAAGATTATGAAACATCTTATGGGATTACTCGGAATAGATGTCCCCGAAAAAATGTAA
- the raiA gene encoding ribosome-associated translation inhibitor RaiA: MKIQIHAVHFDASQHLTNYIQKKVTKLITFSDTIIDVEVFLRIEKPETPHNKIVEMKLNIPQHQCFAKEKAETFEAATDIVTDKIKEQIKRYKQKKIKNTNPEKNT, translated from the coding sequence ATGAAAATACAAATCCATGCCGTTCATTTTGATGCAAGTCAACATCTAACGAATTACATTCAAAAAAAAGTAACAAAACTTATTACTTTTTCTGATACCATTATAGACGTAGAGGTTTTTTTGAGGATAGAAAAACCCGAAACACCTCATAATAAAATAGTAGAAATGAAATTGAATATTCCCCAACATCAATGTTTTGCCAAAGAAAAAGCAGAAACTTTCGAAGCCGCTACAGATATTGTAACAGATAAAATAAAAGAGCAAATAAAACGATACAAACAAAAAAAAATAAAAAATACGAACCCAGAAAAAAACACATGA